The Salvia splendens isolate huo1 chromosome 21, SspV2, whole genome shotgun sequence genome includes a window with the following:
- the LOC121784125 gene encoding protein PXR1-like has translation MAKTLLLIMAALLIIGANLPSSSAQDVARDVAGLEAEAGDKVSLAASEGMEPKDGSAPQAEGGLAPQAEPTPKDEPAKEESAEKDKPDDKDKSDEKEKSDDKEKDKDKEKDKDKDDKNKKKKCDKKDKKKSDDKDENKDEKKEKKKDKDEKKDKEKSDDKDKDEKKGKEKKEKEKDEKKDKEKSDDKDKDKEKKEKEKDEKKDKEKSDEKDKEKDEKKEKEKSKEKDESAKNKVPMGRRLLADVGDAV, from the coding sequence ATGGCGAAGACGCTGCTTTTAATAATGGCCGCGCTGCTTATCATCGGCGCTAATCTTCCGTCGTCGTCAGCGCAAGATGTTGCCCGAGATGTCGCGGGGCTTGAGGCCGAGGCCGGGGACAAAGTTTCCTTGGCCGCAAGCGAGGGGATGGAGCCAAAAGATGGCTCGGCTCCTCAAGCTGAAGGTGGCTTGGCTCCCCAAGCTGAGCCGACTCCTAAAGATGAGCCGGCTAAGGAGGAGTCGGCTGAGAAAGATAAACCGGATGACAAAGATAAATCGGATGAGAAAGAGAAGTCAGATGATAAGGAAAAAGACAAAGACAAAGAGAAGGACAAAGACAAAGAcgataaaaataagaaaaagaagtgTGACaaaaaagacaaaaagaagTCGGATGACAAGGACGAAAACAAGGAtgagaaaaaggagaaaaagaaagataagGACGAGAAGAAGGACAAGGAGAAGTCGGATGACAAAGACAAGGATGAGAAGAAGGGtaaggagaagaaggagaaagagAAAGACGAGAAGAAGGACAAGGAGAAGTCGGATGACAAAGACAAGGAtaaggagaagaaggagaaagagAAAGACGAGAAGAAGGATAAAGAGAAGTCGGATGAGAAAGACAAAGAGAAAGATGAGAAAAAGGAGAAAGAAAAGtcaaaagaaaaagatgagTCGGCGAAAAACAAGGTTCCAATGGGGCGGAGGCTGCTGGCGGACGTCGGGGACGCCGTATGA